In the genome of Streptomyces aquilus, the window GCGAGCAGGCTGGCGGGGCGCAGAGGTTCGTCCCTCACGGCCGCGAGAAGCTCCTCGTACGCGTATCCGGGCTGGTAGGGCACCTCCACGGCACCCCAGTAGCGCTCGGGATCCGGCACATGGGACAGATAGCGGCCGAACTTGGCCCGCGCGTAGCGGCGTCCCTGCTCCAGCCGGTCGGCCTCGCCCTGATCGACCCGCATCGGCACCGGGAACATGCGCAGTTGATTGCCCGCCCGCTGTCGGTGCACCGACGCCGCGACCGCTTCCGCGCCGTCGATGGCCTGGTTGCTCAGGGTGAAGCAGTTGACCAGGATGTCCGGGAGCTGGACGGTGCAGATGCCCGCGGTGTCGCTGAGTCCCGTACGACTGTCGATCAGGACGTAGTCGTAGTGCTCCCGCATGCTGCGCTTGAGGGCCTCGATGAAGCTGCCACCGCCGAGCCGCTCGTAGAAGTTGTTCCAGTCGAAGGTGCTGACGAGCGTGGAGTACAGATGGTCTTGGCGGCCCGCAGGGACGAGGTCGATGGAACCGGGTTCAAGGAAGTCGTGCTCCACAGACATGGCGTACGGCTGGATCGCGGCGAGCGGCTCGTACCAGTCGGGCTCGTCCGGAGTGGCCGGGTCGGTGGCGGAGGTCGCGAACTCCCACACCAGGTCCATGATCCCGGGCGAGGAACGCAGTTCGCCGTCGGGGAGGAACGGATGGAAGTAGCGGTGCAGGCCCGGCGCTTCGAGGTCCCAGTCCACGACCAGGACCCTTTTGCCCCGTGAGGCCAGGATCCAGGCCGCGTTGGCCAGGGCCATGGTGCGCCCGGTGCCGCCCTTGTACGAGTAGAAGGTGACGATCCGCGCCCTCAACGCCCCAGCCCTCCGGGTCCGGTGAGCACCGGCCGGAACTGCGGCCCGGCCTCGTCGACGCGGCGTACGACCTCGGCCATGCGCATGATGCGTCCCTGGATCTCGATGAGCACCTGCCCGAGGACCCGCTCGAAGTCCTCCATCGAGGGCAGGTCGCCCCGGAAGGCGCCGCCGCCCGCATCCATCCAGTTGCCCAAGCCGGCGAAGAGCCGGTTGTAGAGATGGTTGCCCTGTGGCTGCTTGCGCAGCTCGTCGAGGTCCGCGGGAACCAGGATGACGGAGTTGCGCGACCGGGTCCGGTCCAGCCTGGCGAACAGCTCCTGGAACGACGCCAGTTCGGTCGCCCAGGGATCGACGATCAGCACGACCAGGCACTGGTGTTCCGCCGGCCCGTCGAGGAGCGTGAACAACGAGTCGTCGGCGGGCACCACCTGTGACTCCATCTCCCGGGTGGAGGCCACGTTCTGGGCGCGGGCGACGATACTGCCCGAGGACGCCGGATGGTAGGGCCGCCAGTCCACCAACTCCTCGCCGTACATGTCGAGTTCGGCATGGGCGATGTTCAGCATGTCGTTCCGTCGGCCTACCGCCACGACGAACACCACCTTTCTGGCACCCCGTGCGGCACGCGCCGCGGGGACCCGCCCGTTCGCGGGGCCGGGCCGCTCGGCCGGGGCGAAGGCGTTGGGCAGGGAGAGGAGGTCGGGGATCGGAAAGCGGTCCGGGGGAGTCTCCGCGGCCTTGAGGATCATGTCGGCGTAGCGGTCCAGGAAGTCGACGTACTTGTCTTTGTAATCGCGTCGCCGGACGAGGGTCCGGAGCCCGAATTTCTTGTACTCCGTGCCGAATGCGTCCCGGGGATCGTGCAAAGCACCGGCCATGGGCGGAAGTTCGCCACGTACCGGTAGCCACCACACCGGAACCACACTCTTCGGCAGAATCCCGGTCGCCTCCTGGTGGGCAGTCAGGCGGGTGGCGAACGCGGACCACTCCTGGCCACTCACGTGGCTGGCGAAGTAGTGCGGTGAATACACCGGTACGAAGACCTTGCACTGCGCCAGGGCCTCACCCAGCATGTCGGCCCACGACTGCCCGCTCTGCTGCTCCCGGTCGATGAAACCCACCGAACCGAGGGGCAGGCCGCCCCGAGTGGACACCTCGCGGCACAGATGCTCGTAGAAGCGGTCCAGGTACGGGTCCACGAGATCGGATCGCGCATAGCTGAAGAAGAAGTGCGCCACCTGACCTCACTCGCCGTCGCTGCCCGTCCGGTGGCGTGACACTACTGGAAAACGCCGGGGCGGACTCACGGATCATGCCCGGCGAGCGCGATGTCTTCGCAGGTCCGCAACATGGCCGGTCTACACTCAGCCGCAACGGCCGGTCCCACCGGGGCCGAAAACGGGCAACTCATGCCAGACCCGAAGGGTATTCGGCGTTTTGATACGGATAGATTCAGTCACCAAGCGGTACCCGGACGGCACGGTGGCGGTCGACCGGCTCTCGTTGGAGATACCCGACCGCTCCATCACGGTCCTCGTCGGACCCTCGGGCTGCGGCAAGACCACCACCCTGCGCATGATCAACCGGATGATCGAGCCCAGCGAGGGCACCATCCTCATCGACGGCAAGGACAGCCGGCAGCAGCCGGTCAACACCCTGCGCCGGTCCATGGGTTACGTCATCCAGAACGCCGGCCTCTTCCAGCACCGCACCATCGTCGACAACATCGCGACCGTGCCCCGGCTGCTCGGCTGGAAGAAGGACAAGGCCCGCGAGCGCGCCCGGGAACTCATGGACCGGGTCGGCCTCGACGCCTCGCTCGCCAAGCGGTACCCGTACCAGCTCTCCGGTGGCCAGCAGCAGCGCGTCGGCGTCGCCCGGGCGCTCGCCGCCGACCCGCCCGTCCTCCTCATGGACGAGCCGTTCTCCGCCGTCGACCCCGTCGTCCGCAAGGGTTTGCAGGACGAACTGCTGCGCATCCAGGCCGAGTTGGGCAAGACCATCGTCTTCGTCACGCACGACATCGACGAGGCCGTCAAGCTCGGCACGATGGTCGCCGTGCTGCGCACCGGCGGCAAGCTCGCCCAGTTCGCACCGCCCGCCGAGCTCCTGTCGCACCCGGCGGACGAGTTCGTGGAGGACTTCCTCGGCGCGGACCGGGGCGTCCGGCGGCTGTCCTTCTTCCCGTCCACGGGGCTGGAACTGACCATGGCGCCCGTCGTCAAGGCGGGCGGCGGCGCCGAGCGGGCGGCCACCGACGCCGAGTTCCTCCTGGTGACCGACGCCGACGGCAGGCCGCTCGGCTGGACCAGGCCGCGGGACCTCGCCGCCGACGGCCAACTGCTGCCCTACGGGCGTCCGTTCGTCGCCGGCACCGACTCGCTGCGGGCCGCGCTGGACTGCGCGGTGCTCTCGCCCACCGGGTGGGCCGTGGCCGTGGACACCGACGGCAAGGTGACCGGCGTGGTGTCCCAGCAGACGATCGCCCAGGCGATCCGGGGCGCCCACGACGAGGGCCGTACGGACGCGGACGCGAAGGTCACCGGATGAACTGGGACCGCCTCTTCGACATCCCCAGCGACCTCCAGCACAGCTGGCTCGGCCTGGTCGGCCTGCATCTGCGCGAGGCCCTGCTCCCGGTCCTCGCCGGGCTGCTGGTCTCGCTCCCGCTGGCCCAACTCTGCGTGCGCTTCCGCTGGTTGTACCCGCCGGTGCTCTGGGTGACCACCATCCTCTACGCGATCCCCTCGCTGGCCTTCTTCGTCCTCCTCATCGACTACACCGGCCAGACCGAGCTCACGGTGATGATCCCGCTCACCGTCTACAGCCTCGTCGTGCTGGTCCCGGCGATCGTCGACGGCGTCCGCTCGGTCCCGCAGGAGACCCTCGCCGCCGCGACCGCCATGGGCCTCGGACCCGTACGCCGTTACGTCCAGGTCCAGTTGCCGATCGCGGTGCCCGCCATCATCGCGGGTCTGCGGGTCGCCACCGTGTCCAGCATCAGCCTGGTCAGCATCGGCAGCATCATCGGCAACCAGGGCGCCCTCGGCAATCTCATCAACGACGCCAACATCTACAACCGGCCCGAGCTCGCCGTGAACGCCGTGCTCAGCATGGCGCTGCTCGCCCTCCTCACCGACGGCGCCCTGGTCGCCGTACGGCTGGTGCTGACGCCGTGGATGCCGCGCCGGGTGACGCGTGCGCGGACGAAGACGAAGACGAGTGCGCCTGCGACTGCGAAGGAAGTCTGATGAACCTGTTCCACTTCATCGACGCGTTCTTCAGCGACAACGCGCACTGGCACGGCTACGACGGCATCCCCACCCGGCTCGCCGAACACCTCGGCTACACCCTGGAGGCGCTGGGCCTCGCCGTCCTGATCGGCCTGCCGGTCGGCCTGGTCACCGGCCACTACGGCCGCGGCGGCAACGCCCTCTCCCTCATCGCCACCGCATGGCGGGCGCTGCCCACCTTCGGTCTGCTCGTGCTGCTGACCCTGCTGTACGGGTTCGGCCTGGTGAACGTCATGGTGCCGCTCGTCGTTCTCGCCGTGCCGCCCATCCTGGTCACCACCTACGAGGCGATGCGCTCCGTCGATCCCTCGCCGGTGGACGCGGCGCGGGGCATGGGCATGAGCGAGGCCGGGGTGCTGTTCCAGGTCGAACTCCCGGCCGCGCTCCCGCTGGTGCTCAGCGGCATCCGCTCGGGCGCCATCCAGATCGTCTCCACGGCCACCATCGCCGCGTACGTCGGTCTCGGCGGCCTCGGCCGGTTCATCATCGACGGCCTCTACCAGCGCGACTACGAGAAGGTCGTGGGCGGCGCCACGCTGGTCGCCGGCATGGCACTGACGACGCTCGCCGTGTTCTGGGCGGCGGGAAGGGTCGCGGTGTCGCCGGGGGTGCGGCGCAGCGGGTGAACACTGCGCCGCCGCCCGTCAGTTCGACAGCTTGGCGAACATGCCGGGCTCGTAGTCCCCGCCCTGCTTGTGCACCATCACGTTCATCCGGGTGGCCGCGTTGATCAGGGAGATGACGCAGACCAGCGTGCCCACCTCATCGTCGTCGAAGTGCTTGCGCACCTCGGCCCAGGTCTCGTCCGTGACGCCCTGGGCCGAGTCGGCCAGCCGCGTGCCTTCCTCGGCGAGCGCCAGCGCGGCCCGCTCGGCCTCCGTGAACACGGTGCTGTGCCGCCAGGCGGAGACGAGCGCGAGCCGGACCGCGCTCTCGCCCGCCGCCGCGGCCTCCTTGGTGTGGATGTCCACGCAGAAGCCGCAGCCGTTGATCTGCCCGACCCGCAGCTCCACCAGCTCTCGCAGGCTCTTGGGCAGCGTGGACTCCTCCAGCGCCAGGGAGACGTTGTAGAAGCGCTTGGCGACCTTCGCGGCGGTCGGACTGTCGAACAGGTCGAAACGGGGTTCCATGGCGTCGTCCTCACTCTGGGATGTGCTTGACGAACACGAGACGCCGGCCGCACGGACCCTGTGACAGCGGGGAGTTGTGACACACGCCACGGACGACGGGTGTCACAGAACCGCCGCGACCGGCGTCCCATGCGTATGGACACCCCGGACGCCACCGAGGCCTTCGTCGCCCACCGCAACCTGCTCTTCACCGTCGCCTACGAGATGCTCGGCTCGGCCGCCGACGCCGAGGACGTCCTCCAGGAGACCTGGCTGCGCTGGGCGGACGTCGACCACGCGACGGTCCGCGAGCCGCGCGCCTACCTGGTCCGTACGACCACCCGGCAGGCCCTGACCCGGCTGCGCACCCTGCGCCGCCGCAAGGAGACCTACGTCGGCCCCTGGCTGCCCGAACCGCTGCTCACCGCCCCCGACGTCGCCGAGGACGTCGAACTCGCCGACAGCGTCTCCATGGCGATGCTGCTGGTCCTGGAGACCCTCACGCCGACCGAGCGCGCGGTGTTCGTGCTGCGCGAGGTGTTCGACCTGGGATACGACGAGATCGCGGAGGCCGTCGGCAAGACCCCGGCGGCGGTGCGGCAGATCGCGCATCGGGCCCGGACCCATGTGGCGGCTCGTCGCCCGCGCGAGATCGTCTCGCAGGCCGAGACCCGCGGTGTCCTGGACGCCTTCCGCGGGGCCGTGGACACCGGTGACCTTCAGGGGCTGCTGGATCTCATCGCACCGGACGTGGTCCTGCTGACCGACGGCGGCGGCGTGGTCCAGGCCGCGCCCGCGCCCATCGTCGGCGCCGCGCAGGTGGCCCGGGTGCTCGGCAACATCACCGGCGCGCTGTCGATGCGGCCCACCCGGGTCAACGGCTACCCGGCGCTCACCCTCTTCCAGGACGGCGCCGTCCACAGCGTCATGGCGGTGCGGATCGACGACGGCCGTATCACCGGCCTGTACGCGGTGCGCAACCCGGAGAAGCTGTCGCGCCTGGACCGGGAGACCGCGGTGAGCCGCTGAACGGTCAGGACTCGGTCCGGGCCAGGGCCAGTTCGAGTACGACGAGCAGGGCGTCCCGCACCGAGCCGGTCTCCCGCGCGTCGAAGACGACGACAGGGACGTGGTCGGCCACGTCGAGCGCCCAGCGGACCTCGTCCAGGGTGTGCTCGACCTTCCCGTCGAAGGCGTTGGCGGCGACCGCGAACGGGATCCGCTTGTGCTCGAAGTAGTCGACGGCGGCGTAGCAGTCGTCGAGCCGCCGGGTGTCGACGATGACCAGCCCGCCGACCGCGCCCTCGACGATGTCGTCCCACATGAACCCGAACCGCTCCTGCCCGGGCGTGCCGAACAGATACAGCTTCAGCGTCGGGTCGATGGTGATGCAGCCGAAGTCCATCGCCACCGTGGTCGTGGTCTTCTGCGGGGTGAGCGAGAGGTCGTCCACACCCGCCGCGACCTCGGTGATGGCCGCCTCGGTGGTCAGCGGCTCGATCTCGGAGATCGAGCCGACGGCGGTGGTCTTGCCCACGCCGAAGCCGCCCGCGATCACCATCTTGACCGGCAGCGGCGGTCGTACGGCGGCCGGTTCAGCC includes:
- a CDS encoding GTP-binding protein codes for the protein MACAPSPTPGRYSVTTATTAEPAAVRPPLPVKMVIAGGFGVGKTTAVGSISEIEPLTTEAAITEVAAGVDDLSLTPQKTTTTVAMDFGCITIDPTLKLYLFGTPGQERFGFMWDDIVEGAVGGLVIVDTRRLDDCYAAVDYFEHKRIPFAVAANAFDGKVEHTLDEVRWALDVADHVPVVVFDARETGSVRDALLVVLELALARTES
- a CDS encoding ABC transporter permease, whose translation is MNWDRLFDIPSDLQHSWLGLVGLHLREALLPVLAGLLVSLPLAQLCVRFRWLYPPVLWVTTILYAIPSLAFFVLLIDYTGQTELTVMIPLTVYSLVVLVPAIVDGVRSVPQETLAAATAMGLGPVRRYVQVQLPIAVPAIIAGLRVATVSSISLVSIGSIIGNQGALGNLINDANIYNRPELAVNAVLSMALLALLTDGALVAVRLVLTPWMPRRVTRARTKTKTSAPATAKEV
- a CDS encoding TIR-like protein FxsC; amino-acid sequence: MAHFFFSYARSDLVDPYLDRFYEHLCREVSTRGGLPLGSVGFIDREQQSGQSWADMLGEALAQCKVFVPVYSPHYFASHVSGQEWSAFATRLTAHQEATGILPKSVVPVWWLPVRGELPPMAGALHDPRDAFGTEYKKFGLRTLVRRRDYKDKYVDFLDRYADMILKAAETPPDRFPIPDLLSLPNAFAPAERPGPANGRVPAARAARGARKVVFVVAVGRRNDMLNIAHAELDMYGEELVDWRPYHPASSGSIVARAQNVASTREMESQVVPADDSLFTLLDGPAEHQCLVVLIVDPWATELASFQELFARLDRTRSRNSVILVPADLDELRKQPQGNHLYNRLFAGLGNWMDAGGGAFRGDLPSMEDFERVLGQVLIEIQGRIMRMAEVVRRVDEAGPQFRPVLTGPGGLGR
- a CDS encoding RNA polymerase sigma-70 factor; this encodes MRMDTPDATEAFVAHRNLLFTVAYEMLGSAADAEDVLQETWLRWADVDHATVREPRAYLVRTTTRQALTRLRTLRRRKETYVGPWLPEPLLTAPDVAEDVELADSVSMAMLLVLETLTPTERAVFVLREVFDLGYDEIAEAVGKTPAAVRQIAHRARTHVAARRPREIVSQAETRGVLDAFRGAVDTGDLQGLLDLIAPDVVLLTDGGGVVQAAPAPIVGAAQVARVLGNITGALSMRPTRVNGYPALTLFQDGAVHSVMAVRIDDGRITGLYAVRNPEKLSRLDRETAVSR
- a CDS encoding carboxymuconolactone decarboxylase family protein, translated to MEPRFDLFDSPTAAKVAKRFYNVSLALEESTLPKSLRELVELRVGQINGCGFCVDIHTKEAAAAGESAVRLALVSAWRHSTVFTEAERAALALAEEGTRLADSAQGVTDETWAEVRKHFDDDEVGTLVCVISLINAATRMNVMVHKQGGDYEPGMFAKLSN
- a CDS encoding ABC transporter permease, with translation MNLFHFIDAFFSDNAHWHGYDGIPTRLAEHLGYTLEALGLAVLIGLPVGLVTGHYGRGGNALSLIATAWRALPTFGLLVLLTLLYGFGLVNVMVPLVVLAVPPILVTTYEAMRSVDPSPVDAARGMGMSEAGVLFQVELPAALPLVLSGIRSGAIQIVSTATIAAYVGLGGLGRFIIDGLYQRDYEKVVGGATLVAGMALTTLAVFWAAGRVAVSPGVRRSG
- a CDS encoding ABC transporter ATP-binding protein, encoding MIRIDSVTKRYPDGTVAVDRLSLEIPDRSITVLVGPSGCGKTTTLRMINRMIEPSEGTILIDGKDSRQQPVNTLRRSMGYVIQNAGLFQHRTIVDNIATVPRLLGWKKDKARERARELMDRVGLDASLAKRYPYQLSGGQQQRVGVARALAADPPVLLMDEPFSAVDPVVRKGLQDELLRIQAELGKTIVFVTHDIDEAVKLGTMVAVLRTGGKLAQFAPPAELLSHPADEFVEDFLGADRGVRRLSFFPSTGLELTMAPVVKAGGGAERAATDAEFLLVTDADGRPLGWTRPRDLAADGQLLPYGRPFVAGTDSLRAALDCAVLSPTGWAVAVDTDGKVTGVVSQQTIAQAIRGAHDEGRTDADAKVTG